A window from Fragaria vesca subsp. vesca linkage group LG5, FraVesHawaii_1.0, whole genome shotgun sequence encodes these proteins:
- the LOC101314565 gene encoding uncharacterized protein LOC101314565 isoform 2, producing the protein MDSSNAPPSANGPPPKPWERAGSSSGPAPFKPPSAGSTSDVVEASGTARPGEIVSSADRSTPNNRNTLGRPVPSRPWEQNYGSSNTYGGYGTGMSGVTGMSGTYGSYGGTGGLYGGTGGLYGGGMYGNSMYRGGYGGAGGLYGGSSGMYGAGSMYGGGMYNSGMGGPMGGYGMGMGGPYGGQDPNDPYGAPPSAPGFWVSALHVLQGVVSFFGRIAILIDQNTQAFHLFMTALLQLFDRSGLLYGELARFVLRILGVRTKPKMGPPSGPNGLPFHGPNGAPENRNYIEGPKAAPSGSWDNVWGNDTSK; encoded by the exons ATGGACTCCTCCAACGCCCCACCTTCAG CTAATGGTCCTCCCCCAAAACCGTGGGAGAGAGCAGGCTCATCATCGGGTCCTGCACCTTTCAAACCCCCATCAGCTGGAAGCACAAGTGATGTAGTGGAGGCTTCAGGAACTGCTAGACCTGGAGAAATAGTATCAAGTGCTGACAGAAGTACCCCTAATAATAGAAATACTCTCGGTAGGCCTGTTCCCTCTAGGCCTTGGGAGCAGAACTATGGAAGTAGCAACACTTATGGAG GTTATGGAACTGGAATGTCCGGAGTGACTGGAATGTCTGGGACGTATGGTTCTTATGGTGGAACTGGAGGATTATATGGTGGAACTGGAGGACTATATGGAGGAGGGATGTATGGCAACAGCATGTATAGGGGAGGGTATGGTGGGGCAGGTGGGCTTTATGGTGGGTCATCTGGGATGTATGGAGCTGGGTCGATGTATGGAGGTGGAATGTACAATAGTGGTATGGGAGGCCCAATGGGTGGTTATGGAATGGGCATGGGTGGTCCTTATGGAGGTCAAGATCCAAATGATCCATACGGTGCTCCTCCATCTGCGCCAGGGTTTTGGGTTTCCGCACTCCATGTG CTGCAAGGTGTGGTAAGCTTTTTCGGTCGGATTGCAATTCTGATAGACCAAAACACCCAGGCTTTCCACTTGTTCATGACCGCTCTACTTCAG CTTTTTGATCGCTCTGGTCTATTATACGGTGAGCTAGCTAGGTTTGTATTGAGGATATTGGGAGTCAGAACAAAACCCAAGATGGGCCCTCCATCAGGTCCCAATGGGCTCCCGTTCCATGGGCCAAACGGTGCACCTGAGAACCGAAACTATATCGAGGGACCAAAGGCCGCTCCTAGTGGCTCCTGGGATAATGTTTGGGGAAATGATACCAGTAAATGA
- the LOC101314565 gene encoding uncharacterized protein LOC101314565 isoform 1 yields MDSSNAPPSANGPPPKPWERAGSSSGPAPFKPPSAGSTSDVVEASGTARPGEIVSSADRSTPNNRNTLGRPVPSRPWEQNYGSSNTYGGYDSTTNYNTGYGTGMSGVTGMSGTYGSYGGTGGLYGGTGGLYGGGMYGNSMYRGGYGGAGGLYGGSSGMYGAGSMYGGGMYNSGMGGPMGGYGMGMGGPYGGQDPNDPYGAPPSAPGFWVSALHVLQGVVSFFGRIAILIDQNTQAFHLFMTALLQLFDRSGLLYGELARFVLRILGVRTKPKMGPPSGPNGLPFHGPNGAPENRNYIEGPKAAPSGSWDNVWGNDTSK; encoded by the exons ATGGACTCCTCCAACGCCCCACCTTCAG CTAATGGTCCTCCCCCAAAACCGTGGGAGAGAGCAGGCTCATCATCGGGTCCTGCACCTTTCAAACCCCCATCAGCTGGAAGCACAAGTGATGTAGTGGAGGCTTCAGGAACTGCTAGACCTGGAGAAATAGTATCAAGTGCTGACAGAAGTACCCCTAATAATAGAAATACTCTCGGTAGGCCTGTTCCCTCTAGGCCTTGGGAGCAGAACTATGGAAGTAGCAACACTTATGGAG GATATGATTCTACTACAAACTATAACACAGGTTATGGAACTGGAATGTCCGGAGTGACTGGAATGTCTGGGACGTATGGTTCTTATGGTGGAACTGGAGGATTATATGGTGGAACTGGAGGACTATATGGAGGAGGGATGTATGGCAACAGCATGTATAGGGGAGGGTATGGTGGGGCAGGTGGGCTTTATGGTGGGTCATCTGGGATGTATGGAGCTGGGTCGATGTATGGAGGTGGAATGTACAATAGTGGTATGGGAGGCCCAATGGGTGGTTATGGAATGGGCATGGGTGGTCCTTATGGAGGTCAAGATCCAAATGATCCATACGGTGCTCCTCCATCTGCGCCAGGGTTTTGGGTTTCCGCACTCCATGTG CTGCAAGGTGTGGTAAGCTTTTTCGGTCGGATTGCAATTCTGATAGACCAAAACACCCAGGCTTTCCACTTGTTCATGACCGCTCTACTTCAG CTTTTTGATCGCTCTGGTCTATTATACGGTGAGCTAGCTAGGTTTGTATTGAGGATATTGGGAGTCAGAACAAAACCCAAGATGGGCCCTCCATCAGGTCCCAATGGGCTCCCGTTCCATGGGCCAAACGGTGCACCTGAGAACCGAAACTATATCGAGGGACCAAAGGCCGCTCCTAGTGGCTCCTGGGATAATGTTTGGGGAAATGATACCAGTAAATGA
- the LOC101315053 gene encoding glucuronoxylan 4-O-methyltransferase 2-like — MRSKPQCGINLKLIVLFCSFLLLFTILILRSNLSSPLKTPPSSSTTISETHLSNSSDQPQQVPKCPSLEVPFIPTCTKTPPSLANALIHYATTNITPQQTFKEISVSARILAKKAPCNFLVFGLGLDSLMWAALNHGGRTVFLEEDQSWIDQIKERLPNLESYHVVYDTKVHEAEKLFEHGSKEECKTVSDPRFSKCPLALKNLPGDVYDMEWDLIMVDAPTGYFDGAPGRMSAIYTAGLMGRNREEGETDVFVHDVDRVVEDKFSKAFLCEGYLREQEGRIRHFKIPSHRARLGRTFCP; from the coding sequence ATGAGGTCCAAACCTCAATGTGGCATCAATCTCAAGCTTATTGTCCTATTCTGCTCCTTTCTCCTCCTCTTCACCATCTTAATACTCCGATCAAACCTCTCATCTCCTCTAAAAACTCCACCATCATCATCCACCACGATCTCAGAAACCCACCTCTCAAATTCATCTGATCAACCTCAGCAAGTCCCAAAATGTCCATCGCTCGAAGTACCCTTCATCCCTACATGCACAAAAACCCCACCTTCCTTAGCCAACGCCCTCATCCACTACGCCACCACCAACATCACCCCGCAGCAAACCTTCAAGGAAATATCAGTATCAGCAAGGATCCTAGCAAAGAAGGCCCCCTGCAACTTCCTCGTCTTCGGCTTAGGCCTCGACAGCCTCATGTGGGCGGCTCTCAACCACGGCGGCCGTACCGTCTTCCTAGAAGAAGACCAGTCCTGGATCGACCAGATCAAAGAACGACTCCCCAACTTGGAATCCTACCACGTCGTGTACGACACCAAAGTGCATGAAGCCGAGAAGCTCTTCGAGCATGGCTCGAAGGAAGAGTGCAAGACAGTGAGTGATCCAAGGTTTTCCAAGTGCCCATTGGCGCTGAAGAACTTGCCGGGAGATGTGTACGACATGGAGTGGGATTTGATCATGGTGGATGCGCCTACAGGGTACTTTGATGGAGCTCCTGGTCGGATGAGTGCTATATACACGGCGGGGTTGATGGGGAGGAACAGAGAGGAGGGTGAGACTGATGTGTTTGTTCATGATGTGGATAGAGTGGTCGAGGATAAATTCTCCAAAGCGTTTCTTTGTGAAGGGTATTTGAGAGAACAAGAGGGAAGGATTAGGCATTTTAAGATTCCGAGTCACAGGGCTCGTCTGGGCAGAACCTTTTGTCCATGA